ctttccttctttcaaaaGTGACtagtgatgattttttttttttttaatgcatgttcAACTAGGCCTGCCTTTAATGGTGTCTGTGTTTTAGGAAACAGTGAAGTGCTAAGAAAATTGTCTTTACTAAAGCCTAACAGATGGGTTTTTCTGAAAGTagttattttggaaaatgtagTTATAGGGGTGTGTGTAGAAAATGCATCTGAAATTAAGCCATAGTGTCTGTATTGTATTGAAAATGTACACAAAGTTTTGAAGCTTTGTAACTCAGTTTGTTACAGATGCTATGGGTAGTGGATATTGTTATCTACAGCAAGTTTTGTCTGTAATAAGCAGAAAAATTGGttggaaatttaaaaaactaaTAGAAAGTTCAGGATGTCTTCAAGGAAATTTAAAATCGGATGTTGCTAGAAATAAACAGTTACAGAAGTTGGAGGAAGATGTTGGTGACTTCCCCTTTCCTATACAGATTTAGTAAAACACATAGGCCTTGTAGAAAGTAGATGGAAAGAGTTACCTATTAAATTACTTTGTTATCTATAAAAGAATGCTGTCAGCAAAATTactgtcttgtttcttttttttccctcctttttctttctggactTGAAAATAGACTGAGGCTTAAAATCAAAGGAATTTTCTAGGGATACTTAAAATTCCTTCTTTTAGTATTAAACAGAAACTTTCTGTGGTATAGATAGTTTTGTAggcctttaaaaagaaacagaatatgCACATTCTCTTACTGTTTTATATGgtgttatttgcattttaaagcaaagtttTCCTGCTCTTAGCCTTATCCTAATGTCTCTGCACACAATGTTGCTTTGCACTGTGCGCAGGAGAAGAAACACTGCGTTTCAGTTAAGCCATACCAGTTTGCAGGGTGCAGTATGTTTTGGGACTGGTACACTTGTGAAATTGCTCTGTTATAGTcttgttttcctgctggtgTTGAGATGACACACAGCTActtgttttttatgtttttgtttttgttttgtttgggttttttttgagagggGTGCATGTGCTAAAGTTCAGGAGGTTGTTCCCTTGAGAGAGCAGGGAGTTCATTATAAACAACTGAAGTCTACTGCCTCTGAATATTTGTGGTGTGCTCAGTGGCAGTGTTTCACATGTTTTGGGCTACtggggttttaaaataaaaaaaaaggcttgtaAACAAGTTGCTcttaaaaaagactttttttaatggctgtCTAATATGTATTATATTGGGGGgggaattgattttttttttttttttttcatcagataCATCGAAGTAAGAACAAATGGAAGTTCTATTTAAAAGATGGAGTGATGTCCTTTGAGGGTAGAGACCATGTTTTTGCAAAAGCTATTGGAGATGCAGAGTGGTGAAACCTTACTGAAGTATGTACTTTAACTGTGGCGTTATTCCCTTATGAACCTCCTGTGAAACTACTAGACTTTCTATTGTTTTGccattaaacaaaacaagaaagctgTGATAAAAATATGCTAAATCAGTGTTGTTAATACATGCAGACTAAAACAGTGTTGTTAGCTACTTAGCTGTCTTGGCTGTTCTCTGATTATTTCGTTATGTTTCCAGTTACTTTGTAATAGGAGTGAATAGCTTTAAAGACTGAAATGTTGAATCTGTagtaattcaagaaaaaaaagtgactatGTTTAAGtaaatttcagttctgttgGTTCTTTGAAATAAGAAACAGTTGTTGGTGATACTATGTCAAAGGCTGCTGagtataaaaaaagaaaaaaaaaagcaacacctaTGCAAATCTGAAACCTGTGGTTGTCTCAGGTGTGTACTTTGTTCCCTTTCCTTCCACCCTTTTTGTTgatgctttgtggttttttgacTTCAGCTTAAAGGCAGGCACTTTAGATGTAAGTCAGGAAACGTGGGTGGAAGACCCTTGAGCTCTCAATATGTGAGAATTATTGTTGTTTATTCTATACCCTCTATGTCTGCTGAGATGCTATGAATAGTCTgatttaacattaaaatgtgatttattttcacTGGCAATGCAGAGTCATTTAAGTTTGTTTCTGTATATATCCACTACATTCTGGGACTACAGACCAGTAAGCTGTGAATGATACAAATTGtgcataataataaaatgtcaTCTCATACACGTTTCTAGCagagttggttttgtgttccctAAATATACTTTGCTTAGCGAAATGTGTGCAAGCCGTGCATGTGACAGTAGCTCACCCTGCCATGAGAACCGCATTCCCAGCAGTCTTCAGAGTTAGCTTTGTGTTTCTTCCTCTAGAAGTAGAGGTCAAAAAGAAGGTCTGGGCCCTCAcccttcagagctgcagcttcCCCCTGGCTAGCTCCTGGTTCTTGGAGGGCAGCATTGGAAACAAAATGGTAAAGCCTCTGCCAGGCTGACTcggaaaggggaggggggtaGGGGGAGGATTCTGCCACAAGGGCAGGGCTACATGCAAGCATATGGCACCCCTTCCTCCTGGCTGCGGCTTTTAGGTCTTTTTAGGTCTGCTGGAAGAAGACATCTTGAAACATTTTGGTTATCTCTATTCTCTGGGAGGACACAGAGGCCttgagaaaagaatgaaaaggaaggggagAGCTGGAGAGAAGGAATATATGGAAGAAAtgggagacacacacacacacacacaaccctaACCCTTGTTCATAATGGTACAAACCCTTGTGCTGATGGTGTAAACAGAGGTGCTTCCTTCAGGAGGTAGGTTTTTAACAACTATTGAGTTTCTTGCATGCTTTTTTGATGTATCAGCTGGTGTCCAGTATCAAAGACAGGACACTGAACTAGGCGGCCTGACCCAAGTGTGgcatttcttttgtcttttatagATACTGCTGCTGGGATGTGAAGAATTGTGTATtcagaaaaggttaaaatacTTGAGTGTAATGGCTGCTTTTCCGTCATTCAGCTGACCTGTAGATGCACTGGTGCTACACTTCAGACCCAGAAATGCACAGGAAATGCAGCTTTTGCCACATGATGGATGGCTTTAGATTTCAGCACTTTCTCACAGGCTCCGAGGTGTTCATGCTCCATAAATGTGTACGTTATGAACTGTGGGACCATCTTCAGCTTGGGCAGTACAGTGATGCTTCAGACAAGActggaagcagaagcagagtGGCGCAGGAATCCATGGGACGTGACTGTAAGTGCACCATCTGCTCAGCACCATGGGGGCTCTGAATGTTGCTTCTGAGAGCAGGACTTGGTTTTGGTAGTCACTGTAAAATGAAGTGGCTAAAGAGTACCTAATTTTTAGCTCGTTTTAAGGATGGGCAGCTTTTCCCTCTAGCTTTATCTGTTTGTGGTGTTAAAAAGACTGCCTCCACATGAAAGGTGAGGGGTCAGAACTCTGAGTGTCCTTATAATGGCCCATCTCCTGTCtctctgttccttttcaggCCTCATTTCGGTGCGAATAGGTGCAGAGATGTGTGAGATAAAAGTACTAGAGTAGGaattccccccccccatgtCTTCTACACTTTAGTAAATCATACTTATTACATACTTTCTACCAGTTAGCATTGTCTGTCTTTTTATTCCATTCTTGAAACATTGTTTATGCTTTAGAGTTTTGCAAGTTAATTTTTGACAGCTTGCTGCAACCTCTGTGCAGTTGACATATGATACTGGTTATATAGGCTGCACGTTTGGGactggaagtattttttaacaCTGGTCTCTTCCTTCCCAAACTTCTTGCAAGTTTTATGGGTTGGCCACTGGTGGTGTTTTTCATCCTCTTTTGCTTCTTCACAAATCAGGTGCACTGTCAGcaattaaaatctgaaaggaCTGTTTGCCATCTTTCCTCCTGAAGCTTTGCAGACAGTAGGCACAGCTGGCTGTTGCTGCTGGTCAAAGCTGACCTGCATCGAAAGGGATGCTGAAGATGGCTTAGCCATGCCATCCAGCACCCCCTGGGTTTTGATGTAGTTGTTTTTTCTAACCCAGCACCTTCTTGGTAtgaaggaacctgaaggtgGGCTACACCCAGTGCCTTCCTGAGCTATTAAATACTGAAGCTTTGGGGATTAGAGTAGGGTTTTGCTCTTGCTATCTCAACCCTTCCCATGTTTGAGAAAATGGCTTCTGAATTAATAATCTGCAAATCTTCTGGCTCCTTCCAAACTACATGCAGATACTCCTTGAGAATGCTTGCAGTGGTTTTCCCGGTCCAGAGCTATGGGCTATTTGGACTCCTGCAGCAGGACCGACTTCCGCTGTCTTCTGTCTGCGCATACCAGAATTGCCCTACTTGTTTCCAGTGTTCTTGAATGAACATTAGCAAAGACAGCTTTGAATAAGACACAACTAAATATATCTGAAGGCAGGAATTTTTATActggaaaaaagtgtttctcattaaaatgtaaGCTCAGTTTTACTAATTACTGTAGCCTACGATTTGAGCAGTAATCAGATCAGAGTGCTTTTGATCTGAATGGTTTATATAGGAATGCTTTTGATTGCAGCTGCTTCGTAGTTTAGCAAACACATTGCTGCAGATGTGGTGGGAAGAGATGTGTAATACCAGTTATGGCCATCAAAGATGCTTCAGTAAATGGCTGTCTAAAACTTTACACCGGAAAATGTAAGTTTACCAAAAATAATGAGACAGAATAACGCGTGTAACTTGTATGAGAAGCTTTAGCATGAATCTAAATCTTTAATAGTGTTGCTTTTACTTGTTTGCTTACTTCTGTGTAGAAAAATTCAAAGTACATAAACTGTATCTGTTGTTTGTGGGATTTGTGTgtatggtggtgttttttttaattgctagtTATTTTCTAAATGGTAGATTTCACTCAACTTACAGCAGGTACAATCCCCACAGCTGTCATACGTCTTTGCTGTTACCTAAGCAGCATTGTAAGGCAGGTACTGTCAGTTGTCGCTATTTAGTTTCCTGATACTACTATGTGGTAGGTGGACAGGAAGGGTGTGCTTGCAAGCTCTTGTCCTGTTGACACATAGTGTAAGAAAATCAGTTAGTGGCCACTCAGGACACTGTTTTGCCGTGTCCTAAATTATATGCAGGATTCCTCCATGTGCTGTGCAAAGAAACAAGTctcaaaaagcagttttgagaTGGAGAAGCCTTAGGCCaggtagatttatttttattacttgatTCCTGCCGCTGCCCCGCCCCGTGTCTTTAGCTTTTATTATAGTTAGGTAACCTACAGTAGTCCCACTTGCTTATCTGCTGAGCTCAGGAGCTGGTGTGTGTAAAGTGTACAAAATGCATCATATGGAATTTTTATTCATTGCTAAACCATAGAGCTTTAACAGTCTCCTCTGTTTTCGATCTTGCTTTGTTCCCAATGTGTGCAAACTGCTCGTGAGTACAGCTATGCTGAGATCAGCTTTTATACTGATTGAACTCATGGCATTAAGCTGAAGATAAGAAAGGGTCagagatgttatttttaattaagacaATTATGTTATTTCTAATTAATACAATTATAAGCTAATGATAAACCAGTCACTGTACAAAGAATCACTTTCATTAATGTGAAGCAAATCTAATTTGCAGTCAGCATTTTAGCAATAAGAGGCGTGCTTTGGAACGCAGAATAGTTTATTGCTGTTGCAGACTTGAAAGCAAAGGACTCATTTGAGAAGCAGCATGTAAAAAGTTTAAAGCGATTGCAATAATAGATTTTTCTTATGTATCACAGTCTGCACTTTTGGTGGCCATCAAGAACTATTAGGCTGTGACTGTTCCGGAGTAAGCACAGATTTTACAACTGCACTGCTCCATGGAGCGCAAGGGAGGCGTGTCTTATACCAGCTGAGGATCTGTCTTCAGATACAGTATTACATACAGAATGTGATCTAAGATGCTAAAATTTTGAGCACGAGCCCAAATAAAACCTGTTTGCTTTACCTTCTGTGAACCATAAACTGCCACATGTAGGTCTCGTGCTACCACATTGGTTTGATGGAACATACGCACTCACATGTTCCTCCCATCAAAGGCAATGTAACCAACCTGTCAAAGATAAGCAACCTAAGAGTAAGCTTGATTTTCAGTCTGCagcttttccatctgttttgcTCACAGGACTGTGAACTTTCAATAACTAAGTGCCTCGTTTTCAGAAGACCAGGCAGTGCAGAATGCGCCTGGGGCAGGCTTCCACAGGGATCCGGCCTGGCATTCCGGGCAATCTGCAGCTTGTCACCCAGTACAGATTGTTTGGCCTGTATGATGCAGGTAAGTGCTCACACATCTGAATCTCCCGCTTCTAGATCATGTGGTGTTGGCTCATGGTGGCATAAGGTTGATAGCTTATTTGTTGCAGATATGCTGCAACAACAAAGCAACACtcaatttttacttaaaataggAACACAGCTGTGAATCTGGATCTCCTTACCATCAGGCAATGCGTAGTGAAAGAAaagatagatattttttttttaatgggaaaagtAACAGGCACTAAAAAGTAACTACTCTGCTTCATCAGCTGGGAATGGAGTTGGACTGTGAGTGCTGAGGAGTCCCCAGTGCATCCTGAATGCTGCTGGCTCTGGTGATGCCAGAGAGTGGACAGATGAAAAGGATGCAAGAGACTGTCCCTGGAGAGAAAACAAGGCAGCGCTTACctgcctggcagggagcagctaTTCCACTGCCGAGAGGGAGCCTTTACAGCTTACATGACTTGTGTGTGCGCACGTATGATACAAAATACAGTCCTGTGTGCAGCAGGAGGTATCTTACAGCTATTGCAACTCTTGTGATTTCCAGATCGTACATGGTTGTGCGTgggttcatttttttaaaaagtaaattaccTACCAGCTCAGACTGAGATCTGATGTAAACTGCAAAATTGCTAGTAACAAAGGTTCAAGCAAACTTTTCGCCTTGGTGACATCTTTACAACCTGCTGCTTGAACACTTTTAACTGGGTGTAGGTGGCTATGTAATTGGAATTTTCTGCTGATGAAATGAAGGGAGGCATCTAGTTTAGTGCCCCTTTCTTTAACCCAACaatgccagcacagctgatAGGAATGGAAAAACAAGGCATGAAAGGTAACAGACAGGCTTTAAATACTCCAGGGGAGCAGATCTGGAGAAAAAGGAGCTAGACTGCAATCACTGTTAACTTCAGTACCTGTTAACTTCAAGAGCACCTTGACTATTCCTGGGCTGCTCTGGTTCCCCCCAAAGAAGAGTTTTGCCTAATAGTCACCTTCCATGCCTACTGttatgaaagaagaaaagataaaataactgTTCTGATGTTCAAAGTATTATGTTGCATGAGAGTTATTGattggcttttttatttattgtgaaATGCTCAAGATATTATAAAAGAATCCCTAGTCATTACAATAATGAAAACTGGCCTTGCAAAGTGCCACATCTATTGGTGCTCcagtttaattttcattgtaGGGCTTGTCTCATACTGCAGGTACGGCTTCTCTAAGGCTGACAAGAGCAGCAGTGCTTGCGAGGCtttgctgggggctgtggctcAGCTGCCATTCTTGCAGTTGGAGGTATAAGCAGAGAAATAGTTCACCTTGTAAAGCTCCGCTCGGCTCTTACAGCAACCGAGCTTGCtcatcagcagaaagaaatcccTTCGAAATGCTTTGGTGAAAATTGCGTAGAGGAATGGGTTTGCGCAGGAGTTGACGgggtaaaataaaaccagcaagatCTTGGAGTTTGTCACGGTGATAAGGGGTACTTTAAAGGCAGCGGATATGGCAAAAAAGGAGATGGGGGCCATGCAAGTAAAATCAGTGAAGATCAGTACCGCCATTCTCTTGGCGACCTTGGTATCTTTATTGGCAGCTACCAGCTCTGGATTCTGAACAGCTATATAAATCTTAATGTAGCAAGCACAAATGACAATGAAGGCAATGACATTCAGCACTAAGATCAGCAGTATGTAGGCTTGGGAAAGACCCGTTTCAATATCCATGGGCAGGCAAATGCTGACCTTCATGTAACTGCTGACCCCCAGGAGAGGCAGCACTGCTATTAAAATGGAGAATATCCAGCCACCGAGCATGATGGGCACGGCATGCCTCAGTCGTAGCTTTCGATCCAGCTGCATGGCGTAGGTGATCGTGTGCCACCTTTCTATAGTGATCACCGTCAGCGTGTACACGGAGAGCTCGCTTGCAAACACGGTGAAAAAGCCGGCAGTGCTGCAGCCGCTGCCTGTTTGCCAGTCTATGGCATGGTTGTAGTACTGACCGCTCGTCTGGGCATCGACAGAAGCGATGAGCAGCAGGTAAAGCCCCATGCAAAAATCAGCGAAGGAGAGGTTGCACATGAGGAAGCGAGGAACCGTCAGCTTGTAATGGCTCGTTATCAGAACGAGGAGAACAGTGAAATTGCCAGCAATGGCCAGGATGTTTATAAACCAGATCAGGACTCGGAGAAAGCTGTATCCCAGGATGTCTTCACAGGGATTAAATGCATCTGGTTCCGGAGTGCATGTGAGTACTTTAGGATGACAAAAGTCATACTCAAAATTGAAGTCTGCCATTTCGCTGTCATAGAAAATGGCTGAGTAGCTGTATGGAGAGTTTTCTTCACCTGTTGCAAACGGGTACATGCTATTTTCTGCTGACCGCGGTGATGCGTTGTAAGAGTCATCTctgtaactaaaaaaaaccaacaaacaaataCCCACCCCCACAAATAAAGTGAACTATTTGTTACATGCTGCTCCCACTCTTTTGCAAAATACAACAGGTAACAGTTGTGTTAAAAACAGTTACTTCTTACGGGTGTTTCTACAGGTTGGTTACATATAATGAAGCCTTGTTAGGATGCTTTTTAATTTGGGGAGCAGCCTTGGAGAGCAGCAGGACCCTAGTTGCATCCATGGGAATGCTTTCTTATGCAACTTACTTACAAGTAAGTACTTTATCTTGATTGCCTTGTAAGCGAGCCATTGTTCTCATGCTGCCAGCAGACTGCAGTTCAAACTGTAGTAACACTCAAATTGATGAATTCTAGGTTTGATGCATATAGGTTTATCGGTTATTTTAGTTTGGCTTCTATAACTGAAGGATTGACTGTGAACCCTTACCTCCCTTAGGAAAGCCACTTAGCGACCAAAGCCCTGAGACTACATATGATTGAAGTGCTGAGGAATTTGATGTTCGCAGTATTATAAAGCAAGGCACAGGAAGTGCACGGTTAACTAGATAATGTTGATGGATAGGAATACATTAAGTTTAGACTGGACCCAATGCCTAATTATAGATGTTTTAGACGTTTAAAATAGACCTCTATAATCTGTAGGTCATCAGTAGTGTGGAGATAAGCCtacaaaaaaaagtgttttaaaagcaaacattatTATCCCTTTTCATTCCCtgtcagaaatatttcacagcTACCCAGCCATCCTGACTGTGAGCGTCTGGTGGGCAAACACTGTCTGCACTGGGAGACTGGGAAAGCATCTCTATGGAGGACAACTCTTCAGAGCACCAGTAGCTTTATGGCCACTTAAATACACACTTAACTGTTGACATCTACTGAAGCATGTACATTCAACTATCCTTCTGGAGCAGGGTCTTAACTGGCAAGTGAAGctgagctgcttttcagctcttCCTGTTGGGCAAATGACTTCCCAGTGTTGTCATTCTCTTTCTTTACATAAAAAACTGCCCAGTATCTTGCTTTTACTTGCCTGGCTTAAACTGGAAGAGCAGGGAAGATGTTTGACactatttataaataaaaaattattgtgATTTTCTGAGAGGCTATGTACATGACAGCATGTTTACAAGCTGgaatattttggtatttttgtggttggtttttttttttttttttttttcctaataagaTCTTAGGACTTTCAGCTGATTTCTGCTGTGGTTCCCAAACTCTGCAACTTGCAGCTGTTCAGCATGCATCATGACCTTCCGTTTGCTTAAATACAATGTCTGCTAAAAGAGTTGCTGGGACTGGGATTTACCAAAGCAAAAAGCTTCAGGAGCCAATAGACTGGACAGACTATTAAATGTGTGGTAGGAGTGCAACATGCTAATCCCCAAAGCAAGGGGATTACTCCAGTGTAGGCACTGGCGATTTGCGTGATGATATTCCTCACTGGGGTGTCACTTCACTTGCCTTTATGATGTGCTCTAATGCTCTGTGTTTACCTCCTTGCCTCACCTTGCTTCTCCCCAAAGCCACCCCCGATAGAGGCAATATATTCTTGATCTAGTTGACTGGTTGCACTTTGCCTTTTTGTAGTCCTGAAGTGCTTCAGTTTTGCAGTTAGGAGTGGAGCAGACAGGACTGTCAAAGTGAGGCCCTcggaggagctgcaggcaggcagcaaacGAGAAATGGTGACAAGAGAATcaagggagctgctgctttacaaaaggcaaaaaaaccccacaaactgCAAGTTCAGGAGGCCTCACCACCCAGCAAACAAGATGATGCCCCACAAAGTAATCTTGTTCATATTTCAATGAATCAATCACATTTCAGCTGTACTTAGCTCTCTGGAATTTTGTGACCAGAATCTTGTTTTTTCTAGACTTTACAATGCTCTGACCCCACGTCAGAGACTCTCCCGTTTAGCTGTAGGGGGATGAACAGCAGGAAATACGTAAACTTCTCCATTTAATACTGGTTTGGAGTCAGTGTCATGCAGCATGGCCAATGCAACAGTTTTGATGTCAGCCTCTCTCACTGTCCTGCTGAATGCTGTCACGCAGGACTGTGACGATACAGAAAGGCACGTTTAGAAGAGGTAAACCAATTGCACGGGGTCATTACACTTCTAACTTGGGGGCTTTATTTCAACCATGGCAAACTGCTGACACACAGACTTCTAATTAGCTTTTCTAtaggcaaaaaaatattaacagtagCAGCTCCTCTTTGAATCACACAAACAACTGCAATTATCTCGGAGCATGAAAAGTCTCCATGTAGGCCGTTAactttcttaaatatttaatcacTGTTTTGAAAGTCTTTCAAGGATTCAGAAGAGAAGCTGGAGTGAGTAAAGCTCATAagtttatgggtttttttcctttccttttgaacATCAAAATCACAAGTCTTGGTTTAATGATAGTAAAATTACCACTATGCAGCTTGTAAAGGTGACTGAATCAGCAGCAAAAGACATGCTGTTCTAGAAAAAACACATGAACAGCAGGAGGGGGAGGTCTGTATTTGCTGCTTGCAGCATCTGTATGCAGAGAGGTACTTACAATATTTCGTTAGCTGGTTTCCTCATGCTGCTTTCACACTCTTTGGAGAAGTTGtcaaaaatggaaagcaagGAATTTTGTCTGAAAGAAGGATGAAAAGCAAGTTGAGTTTCAGTCTGGATTTTGGCCAAGTTCCCATTTTCTCTGCAAGTGGTCTTTGCAGGCATGCAGGGTAAGCCAGCGTTGGCCTCCTGGCAGTGTGAACGTTCACGTAGACCTCTGGAAGTGGGGAGGAGAAGACTTCAAATACTGTGACAGCAGGCAGTACCTCAGGGCAGGTAAAAGGATGGTCTTTCAGCTCGGTTATTGTTTATGATGTATTTCTTACAGCGAAGTAACTTGTGCTGGAATTAAAAGGCATGTTTTGCCTTATGAAATAATTGTACTGAAGTGGGGCAGATTCTCCACCAGCGTGAACGGTAGCGGTTATGCTGGCTTTTAGAGGAATGCATGTTAACAAGTGCTGGGAAGCTGGCCTGAcactcttattttaaaaactgtttggGATCTGGAGGTAGACTTTACATGCTGGAAGTAAAGCAATTTGAAAAGCACGAGTTGAAGGATGACGTACTTGGCAAAATCTCTGGTTTTGAGGCTTTGAAAGTATGGGCCAGGCACTCTAATGGTGTGAGTGGAAATGGCTTCGTCTGACCTTGTTGCTGTGACAGCAGAAAGAGCCAGCAAAAACACTAAGCTCTTTTGTGTGCTCTTAAGAGGATCAGACACCTGGAAGCTTATGGAAAGTTTTAACTATAATGA
This genomic interval from Falco cherrug isolate bFalChe1 chromosome 13, bFalChe1.pri, whole genome shotgun sequence contains the following:
- the LHCGR gene encoding lutropin-choriogonadotropic hormone receptor, encoding MSDSLERIEAGAFDSLPTLSEILILNTKNLLHIEDGAFRNLPRLKYLSICNTGIRQFPDLTQIFSLEAHFILELCDNLRMTTIPQNAFQGMNNESLTLKLYKNGFEDIHSHAFNGTKLNQLILKDNKNLRRIHNDALRGATGPDVLDISSTALESLPSYGLEAIQVLNATSSYSLKRLPPLDKFSSLLGAVLTYPSHCCAFRNLRTEKQNSLLSIFDNFSKECESSMRKPANEIFYRDDSYNASPRSAENSMYPFATGEENSPYSYSAIFYDSEMADFNFEYDFCHPKVLTCTPEPDAFNPCEDILGYSFLRVLIWFINILAIAGNFTVLLVLITSHYKLTVPRFLMCNLSFADFCMGLYLLLIASVDAQTSGQYYNHAIDWQTGSGCSTAGFFTVFASELSVYTLTVITIERWHTITYAMQLDRKLRLRHAVPIMLGGWIFSILIAVLPLLGVSSYMKVSICLPMDIETGLSQAYILLILVLNVIAFIVICACYIKIYIAVQNPELVAANKDTKVAKRMAVLIFTDFTCMAPISFFAISAAFKVPLITVTNSKILLVLFYPVNSCANPFLYAIFTKAFRRDFFLLMSKLGCCKSRAELYKVNYFSAYTSNCKNGS